In Acidobacteriota bacterium, one DNA window encodes the following:
- a CDS encoding polysaccharide deacetylase family protein: MKYFPIIALIVMPVLLSGGCAPSKSAHAAKPEMTRCQSELSTIPEVAAALMKARSKKPGDAEESVEGMEIALTINRMVRTKVEPDRDQDDWCYTENTVENFQKLVHALKDNDLPPTVDFLAGESLDPAVQEEWLASGNLIGSMTYAGWSVKKRTAQEFITALTRNEQALAPLWSKFERKHKYFRYPGLKLGMDDQRPREIRAFLIQNGYVEVPATIDSRDDYFSQPYCAALARGDQVCANFIAATFKSCLLDKTMKARAAARDIAGRDVKQILMIQANQLTSDLLAELLRSYKAMGVRFISLDEALRDPFYATEDVTNTANQIIWKTRRAQLGATAAAEQ, from the coding sequence ATGAAATATTTCCCAATAATAGCGCTGATTGTGATGCCGGTTCTTCTTTCCGGCGGCTGCGCGCCTTCGAAGAGTGCTCACGCGGCAAAGCCGGAAATGACGCGCTGCCAGAGCGAGTTGAGCACCATTCCAGAGGTGGCGGCGGCGTTAATGAAAGCGCGAAGCAAGAAGCCGGGTGACGCCGAAGAGTCGGTTGAAGGCATGGAAATCGCGCTGACAATAAATCGCATGGTCCGAACCAAAGTCGAACCTGACCGAGATCAGGATGACTGGTGCTACACCGAAAACACGGTTGAGAACTTCCAGAAGCTGGTGCACGCGCTCAAAGATAATGATCTCCCGCCGACGGTGGACTTCCTTGCCGGCGAGTCGCTTGATCCGGCCGTGCAGGAAGAATGGCTGGCCAGCGGCAACCTCATCGGCAGTATGACCTACGCGGGCTGGAGCGTTAAGAAGAGGACCGCGCAGGAGTTCATAACCGCCCTGACCAGGAACGAACAAGCGCTCGCGCCGCTATGGAGCAAGTTCGAAAGAAAGCACAAGTACTTTCGTTATCCGGGTCTGAAGCTGGGGATGGACGATCAAAGGCCGCGCGAGATACGCGCTTTCTTAATCCAGAACGGCTACGTTGAAGTGCCGGCGACGATCGATTCGCGAGACGACTATTTCAGTCAACCTTATTGCGCCGCGCTGGCTCGAGGGGATCAGGTGTGCGCCAACTTCATTGCCGCAACGTTCAAGTCGTGTTTGCTTGATAAAACGATGAAGGCGCGGGCGGCGGCTCGGGATATCGCAGGCCGAGACGTGAAGCAGATATTGATGATACAGGCGAACCAGCTTACGAGCGATTTGTTGGCCGAGCTGCTGCGCTCGTACAAGGCAATGGGTGTGCGATTCATATCTCTCGACGAAGCCCTGCGTGATCCGTTCTATGCGACCGAGGATGTGACCAACACCGCGAATCAGATAATCTGGAAGACAAGGCGGGCGCAGTTGGGTGCAACGGCGGCAGCAGAACAATGA
- a CDS encoding DolP-mannose mannosyltransferase, whose protein sequence is MIQEASHQTLLAEPSRKSRLEQLGSRLKKMKLGVVLALVAFLAGAGVMLMYSPLRHMEAGDSAVYDYMAQSIVRGQIPYRDAIDSKGPGSLYLSALVMLIGKAVGVQDILAVRLFYVVLTGLLCTITYLVAEAYLRSRLAAVIAFLIPLVSEHFAEMMIEGTRPKLPMILCGMVTLLLIAKDRPFWAGLFSMLSCLCWQPGLAFTGTAVLMFSRYLTSWRDLRALKVLAGAAIPLAVVLLCFYSVGALGDLWMWTVHYNYAVYMPEAKVPANVALAQVWRLTTQAMGANIIWVKLSIAGFVIYAIERLWRRLREKKVLAVPDLFRDAILIPPVVHLAFCVVNWQGQECLIPLFPFIGIFAGYFVVAVARMIISIPLIGRNRFALRLVECAPMIPVLLIVLSVINHARVYELEPGGTLQDQEAEFKAVSDILEPNDKIYVHGTLELLVLLNRPNLNQYIFLPYGKDEYIGSKLPGGFKQILAEMEAQAPKVIALSRLRTVSHQGDLLQWAAEHYDKLPVGFAHNSVYVRKQP, encoded by the coding sequence ATGATACAAGAAGCATCACATCAGACGTTGCTCGCCGAACCAAGCCGTAAGAGTCGGCTTGAGCAGCTGGGATCGCGGCTCAAGAAGATGAAATTGGGCGTCGTGCTCGCGCTTGTTGCCTTCCTCGCTGGCGCTGGCGTGATGCTGATGTACAGCCCGCTGCGCCATATGGAAGCTGGCGATTCCGCCGTTTACGATTACATGGCGCAAAGCATCGTGCGCGGTCAGATTCCCTATCGGGATGCAATAGACAGTAAGGGGCCCGGCAGCCTTTATCTGAGCGCGTTGGTGATGTTGATCGGCAAAGCCGTTGGAGTGCAAGACATCCTGGCGGTGCGGCTGTTTTACGTTGTGCTCACCGGCTTGTTGTGTACGATCACGTACCTGGTCGCCGAAGCTTATCTTCGCAGCCGCCTGGCAGCAGTCATCGCATTCTTAATCCCGCTAGTGTCAGAGCACTTTGCGGAGATGATGATAGAGGGAACGCGCCCGAAGCTGCCGATGATTCTATGCGGAATGGTGACCCTCCTATTGATTGCCAAAGACAGACCGTTTTGGGCCGGGCTCTTCTCCATGCTCTCGTGCCTATGCTGGCAGCCGGGCTTGGCGTTTACCGGCACCGCCGTGCTGATGTTCTCACGCTACCTGACTAGCTGGCGCGATCTGCGAGCGCTTAAAGTTCTGGCGGGCGCGGCCATCCCTCTGGCGGTAGTTCTCTTATGCTTTTATTCCGTTGGCGCTCTCGGCGACTTGTGGATGTGGACGGTTCACTACAACTACGCGGTCTACATGCCCGAGGCAAAAGTGCCGGCGAATGTTGCGCTCGCCCAAGTCTGGCGTTTAACAACCCAGGCGATGGGTGCGAACATTATTTGGGTCAAGCTGAGCATTGCGGGATTTGTGATTTATGCCATCGAGCGACTGTGGAGGAGGCTCAGAGAGAAGAAAGTGCTCGCAGTCCCAGACTTGTTCAGAGACGCGATCTTGATTCCTCCAGTGGTGCACCTGGCATTCTGCGTGGTCAACTGGCAGGGTCAGGAGTGCCTGATTCCTCTCTTCCCGTTCATCGGCATTTTTGCCGGATACTTCGTCGTAGCAGTCGCGCGGATGATCATATCGATCCCACTCATCGGTAGAAACCGTTTCGCCCTTCGGCTAGTTGAATGTGCGCCAATGATTCCGGTGCTCCTCATTGTGTTATCGGTGATCAATCACGCCAGAGTTTATGAACTCGAGCCTGGCGGAACGCTGCAGGATCAGGAGGCAGAGTTCAAAGCGGTCTCCGACATCCTTGAGCCGAACGACAAGATCTATGTTCACGGCACACTCGAGCTGCTGGTGCTGCTTAATAGACCCAATTTGAATCAGTACATATTTCTGCCCTACGGGAAGGACGAATATATCGGCTCGAAGTTGCCCGGCGGATTCAAGCAAATCCTGGCTGAAATGGAAGCCCAGGCCCCGAAGGTTATTGCTCTATCCCGCCTGCGGACAGTGTCGCATCAAGG
- a CDS encoding methyltransferase domain-containing protein codes for MFELEERLWWYEGMRAITASLLGPGLGDKEDLRLLDVGCGTGYSLVWLRDRFRLAEVYGVDLSPHAAAFWRARELDTVALASVDKLPFGECEFDLVTCFDVIYQLNDERASAAVSEMHRVLKPGGLLFIREPAYQWMRGAHDVAVGTHRRYTLTDLRRLLRAHGFKPRRSTYANTLLFWLAAPHRLLSRLRGSTESDVKQVPQLLNSVLCAALRLEARMLGRVGFPFGLSAIALVEKESR; via the coding sequence ATGTTTGAGCTGGAGGAACGCCTGTGGTGGTACGAGGGCATGCGCGCGATCACCGCTTCGTTGCTGGGCCCAGGGCTCGGAGACAAGGAAGATCTGCGGCTGTTGGATGTAGGCTGCGGCACCGGTTACTCGCTTGTCTGGTTGCGTGATCGCTTCAGACTCGCCGAAGTTTACGGAGTCGATCTGTCTCCGCACGCCGCCGCGTTCTGGCGGGCGCGCGAGCTTGACACTGTAGCGTTGGCATCTGTGGACAAGCTGCCGTTCGGCGAATGCGAGTTTGACCTGGTAACGTGCTTCGATGTGATTTATCAACTGAACGATGAGCGGGCCAGCGCTGCCGTCTCCGAGATGCATCGGGTGCTTAAGCCCGGCGGGTTGCTGTTTATTCGCGAGCCGGCTTACCAGTGGATGCGCGGCGCTCACGACGTCGCGGTTGGCACGCACCGGCGCTACACGCTGACCGACTTGCGGCGGTTGCTGCGCGCACACGGGTTCAAGCCGCGGCGATCTACTTATGCGAACACGCTGTTGTTCTGGCTGGCCGCTCCTCATCGCTTGTTGTCACGGCTTCGGGGCAGCACCGAGTCCGATGTAAAGCAAGTTCCGCAATTGTTGAACAGCGTTCTCTGCGCAGCACTCAGGCTAGAAGCGCGCATGCTGGGCCGCGTAGGGTTCCCTTTCGGGTTATCGGCGATTGCACTGGTCGAGAAAGAGTCCCGATGA
- a CDS encoding glycosyltransferase family 2 protein, translating to MSNHPSISVFFPAYNDAGTIASMVVLADRTLRKLTDDYEVIVVNDGSGDHTAQVLSEMESLYPRLRVIHHPANRGYGSALRTGFASASKELIFYTDGDAQYDVRELEKLVPLMTGEVEVVNGYKISRSDPLHRIIIGGIYRWLVRFAFGIKIRDVDCDFRLVRRASYNRVRLSSTSGTICVEMIKSFQHAGLRFAEAPVNHYHRAYGKSQFFNFRRLFKTFRDLSVLWWRLVIMRKAQIVHPAEVTAQAISASEEAREK from the coding sequence ATGAGTAACCATCCAAGCATCAGCGTTTTCTTTCCAGCCTACAACGATGCTGGAACGATCGCCAGCATGGTGGTGCTCGCGGATCGGACACTCAGAAAGCTGACTGACGACTATGAAGTGATCGTGGTAAACGATGGGAGCGGTGATCATACCGCGCAAGTGCTGTCCGAGATGGAATCGCTGTATCCCAGGCTTCGAGTGATTCATCACCCGGCGAACAGAGGATATGGCAGTGCGCTGCGGACCGGCTTTGCCAGCGCGTCCAAGGAGTTGATCTTTTACACCGACGGCGACGCCCAGTACGACGTGCGCGAGTTAGAAAAACTTGTGCCGCTTATGACCGGCGAGGTCGAGGTGGTCAACGGCTACAAGATCAGCCGCTCCGACCCGCTGCACCGGATCATAATCGGGGGTATTTATCGCTGGCTGGTCAGGTTCGCATTTGGAATAAAGATCCGGGACGTTGACTGCGATTTCAGGCTGGTGCGCCGCGCAAGCTATAACCGCGTTCGGCTCTCATCGACGAGCGGAACAATCTGCGTCGAGATGATAAAGAGTTTTCAGCATGCAGGGCTTCGTTTCGCGGAAGCGCCGGTTAATCACTATCATCGAGCCTACGGCAAGTCGCAATTCTTCAACTTCAGGCGCTTGTTCAAGACCTTTCGAGACTTGAGCGTTCTGTGGTGGCGGCTGGTGATAATGCGAAAAGCGCAGATCGTACATCCCGCAGAAGTGACTGCCCAAGCCATTTCTGCGTCTGAAGAAGCCCGGGAAAAGTAA